From a region of the Desulfatirhabdium butyrativorans DSM 18734 genome:
- a CDS encoding SH3 domain-containing protein, producing MMLEKIPDVLPVRFGVVVQFCDQRLLTTQEPVFSDPETLDIDRVQNNALDIGTPVRILHESRDGRWWFVHCDVSAGWVEKDKIAVCNPEMIRRFVASPMPVVSIQRRAILFRDLPGARYHGFLRMGAVLPWAGQIQADTVSVWLPRKDSEGNLVLSRGYCPAADVHVGFLQMTARNILIQAFRMLDAPYGWGDRRQAQDCSRFMQEIFATTGLMLPRNSADQAKVLRTAAIFEPQIGCEARKDLIQKRADPGASLLYMKGHILLYIGSIGDALYVIHAAHGYRVPDERTGEDRFIRLSRVVVSDLELGNGSRHGSLCGRLISVHTIKDPEQAPGILPAACMGVSTR from the coding sequence ATGATGCTGGAAAAGATTCCCGATGTGCTTCCGGTCCGATTCGGGGTAGTGGTCCAGTTTTGCGATCAACGTTTGCTGACGACGCAGGAACCGGTTTTTTCGGATCCCGAAACCCTGGACATCGACCGGGTTCAGAACAACGCTCTCGACATCGGCACGCCGGTTCGGATTCTGCATGAGAGTCGGGATGGCCGCTGGTGGTTTGTTCACTGTGACGTGAGCGCCGGATGGGTGGAAAAGGACAAGATAGCTGTTTGCAATCCGGAAATGATTCGGCGCTTTGTCGCTTCGCCGATGCCTGTTGTCTCGATTCAACGCAGAGCCATTTTGTTTCGTGACCTTCCCGGAGCGCGATACCATGGGTTCCTGCGTATGGGCGCCGTCCTTCCCTGGGCAGGACAAATCCAAGCCGATACGGTTTCCGTCTGGCTTCCACGAAAAGATTCGGAAGGCAATCTCGTTTTGAGCCGCGGATACTGCCCTGCTGCCGATGTCCACGTGGGATTTTTGCAAATGACAGCCAGAAACATCCTGATTCAGGCTTTTCGGATGCTGGATGCGCCTTATGGATGGGGGGATAGGCGCCAGGCTCAGGATTGTTCCCGATTCATGCAGGAAATCTTTGCAACGACCGGCCTGATGTTGCCGCGCAATTCAGCCGATCAGGCCAAAGTCCTTCGGACGGCTGCAATTTTTGAACCGCAGATCGGTTGTGAAGCGCGAAAAGACCTGATTCAAAAGAGAGCCGATCCGGGGGCAAGCCTGCTGTATATGAAGGGACACATCCTGCTGTATATCGGTTCGATCGGGGATGCGCTTTACGTCATCCACGCAGCGCATGGGTATCGTGTGCCGGATGAACGAACGGGGGAGGATCGCTTTATCCGGTTGAGCCGGGTGGTGGTGAGCGATTTGGAATTGGGGAATGGGTCCAGGCATGGTTCTTTGTGTGGCCGGCTGATTTCGGTCCACACCATCAAAGATCCGGAACAAGCCCCTGGCATTCTCCCGGCTGCCTGCATGGGGGTTTCGACGCGGTGA
- a CDS encoding CBS and ACT domain-containing protein, with the protein MYVGSVMHKNLITVSPDTSLTDAMKLIKEKKIAHLLVVDAKGKLVGIVTDRDIRQNWASPATTLSTHELNYLLAKITVGMIMMRNLMVVSPQTTIERAALTMQENRINGLPVMDGDKLVGIITSSDVMGVLLTAIGIDKESTRFTVLVQDRVGTTAEITRILKENEINIRSIFAWPDPQYPGIYQLVMRVPQRDGAKAIQSLTDAGFKVLSSYVADLKPYLP; encoded by the coding sequence ATGTATGTCGGCAGCGTCATGCACAAGAATCTGATCACGGTATCTCCGGACACTTCCTTGACAGATGCCATGAAACTCATCAAGGAAAAGAAAATCGCCCATCTTCTGGTCGTGGACGCCAAGGGAAAACTGGTTGGCATCGTCACGGATCGGGACATCCGGCAGAACTGGGCATCTCCCGCCACAACGCTCAGCACCCATGAACTCAATTATTTGTTGGCCAAAATTACCGTCGGCATGATCATGATGCGAAACCTGATGGTCGTGTCACCTCAAACCACGATCGAGCGGGCGGCCCTGACCATGCAGGAAAACCGAATCAACGGACTGCCGGTGATGGATGGGGATAAGCTGGTGGGGATCATTACTTCCTCGGATGTCATGGGCGTACTGCTAACGGCTATCGGCATCGACAAGGAAAGCACCCGCTTTACCGTTCTCGTTCAAGACCGGGTTGGCACGACGGCCGAAATCACCCGTATTCTCAAGGAGAACGAGATCAATATCCGCAGTATCTTCGCCTGGCCCGATCCCCAATATCCGGGAATTTACCAACTGGTCATGCGGGTGCCCCAGCGCGACGGAGCCAAGGCCATCCAGTCGCTGACGGATGCGGGCTTCAAGGTGCTGTCATCCTATGTCGCCGATCTCAAACCCTATTTGCCATAA
- the hisA gene encoding 1-(5-phosphoribosyl)-5-[(5-phosphoribosylamino)methylideneamino]imidazole-4-carboxamide isomerase encodes MIVIPAIDIKQGRCVRLLQGRMDAETVFSDNPAAMALQWEGLGAQRLHVVDLDGAISKEPVHFGVVRAILEAVSLPIQIGGGIRDMETIARYVDAGVDRVIIGTEAIRNPALVREAARRYPGRIVIGIDARNGKVAIEGWTHTTQTSAIDLAKSFEDCGIAAIHFTDIHRDGMQTGPNIEETRKLAEAVSIPIIASGGVSTIQDIENLLPLEAFGVVGVITGKALYTGTLDLRDAIRLTANRPSGS; translated from the coding sequence ATGATCGTCATTCCCGCAATCGACATCAAGCAGGGGCGATGCGTTCGCCTGCTTCAGGGCAGAATGGATGCAGAAACCGTCTTTTCCGATAACCCGGCCGCCATGGCCCTTCAATGGGAAGGGCTCGGCGCCCAGCGGCTTCATGTGGTCGATCTGGATGGCGCCATTTCCAAGGAGCCGGTGCATTTCGGGGTCGTTCGTGCCATTCTTGAAGCCGTGTCCCTTCCGATCCAGATCGGAGGCGGCATTCGAGACATGGAAACCATTGCGCGTTATGTCGATGCCGGCGTCGATCGGGTGATCATCGGTACGGAAGCAATTCGGAACCCGGCGCTGGTTCGGGAGGCCGCCCGCAGATATCCGGGACGCATCGTCATCGGCATCGATGCCAGAAACGGAAAGGTGGCCATCGAAGGATGGACCCATACAACCCAAACCTCCGCCATCGATCTGGCCAAATCGTTTGAAGATTGCGGGATAGCAGCCATTCACTTCACCGACATCCACCGGGATGGGATGCAAACCGGGCCGAACATCGAAGAGACCCGGAAACTGGCCGAAGCGGTCAGCATCCCCATCATTGCCTCGGGAGGAGTGTCCACCATCCAAGACATTGAAAATCTCCTTCCGCTGGAGGCGTTCGGTGTGGTCGGCGTCATTACCGGAAAAGCCCTGTATACGGGCACGCTGGATTTGCGGGATGCCATCCGGTTGACTGCAAACAGGCCATCCGGTTCATGA
- the hisB gene encoding imidazoleglycerol-phosphate dehydratase HisB, translating into MNHKRQAELERKTSETAVRVQLDIDGTGQRNISTGIPFLNHMLNLFAAHGLFDLTIAAQGDIEIDFHHTVEDVGLCLGEAFAKALGDRKGICRYGHAVVPMDEALAEVTIDLSNRPFWHFDFPEHLEYAGAFPASLAKEWLRAFATRCGMNLHVSIRYGENDHHIIEAVFKALGRALSQAVTMNPRITGVPSTKGSL; encoded by the coding sequence ATGAACCATAAACGACAGGCAGAGCTGGAACGAAAGACTTCCGAAACCGCCGTCCGCGTCCAGCTCGATATCGACGGAACCGGGCAGCGAAACATTTCCACCGGTATCCCGTTTTTGAATCACATGCTGAATCTCTTCGCCGCACACGGGCTTTTCGACCTCACCATTGCGGCGCAAGGCGATATCGAAATCGACTTTCACCATACCGTCGAGGATGTCGGCCTCTGCCTGGGAGAAGCTTTTGCCAAAGCCCTGGGCGACCGCAAAGGCATCTGCCGATATGGCCATGCCGTCGTTCCGATGGACGAGGCGCTGGCGGAAGTGACCATCGATCTGTCGAACCGGCCTTTCTGGCATTTCGATTTTCCGGAACACCTCGAATATGCCGGGGCTTTCCCTGCCTCCCTTGCAAAAGAATGGCTGCGGGCTTTCGCCACCCGTTGCGGCATGAACCTTCACGTCTCCATCCGATACGGAGAAAATGACCATCATATCATCGAGGCCGTTTTCAAAGCGCTCGGCAGGGCGCTGAGCCAAGCCGTCACCATGAATCCCCGGATCACGGGGGTCCCATCGACAAAAGGCTCCCTTTGA
- a CDS encoding glycosyltransferase family 2 protein, protein MFTPMKVIDIDFGKGPLHPDRLDGYDTAYALLRVFGTPIGIEKLPLTNGHYDPQKLRKAILEKHAHRIIRTLVAERLKKPLDHLLTPEALFSPQEPNDSPAVSMKVTIAVCTRDRAADLDLCLGSLCRLDYPDLEVIVVDNAPATEATARLVAGRYPSVRYVREPRPGLDWARNRAIIEAQGEIIAFTDDDVVVDPHWVSALINVFAENPAAMAVTGLVLPYELETEAQWLFELYGGFNRGFDPKWVHLGKGSLKSAVKLHGGTGKFGTGANMAFRRELFERIGYFDPALDVGTATNGGGDLEMFFRVIREGYGLVYDPGAIVWHRHRREYGRLLAQLESWGTGFAAYLARCAIAYPREVGSWAKLGIWWLWWLLRRFAVVSAKPTLIPKELILQEIRGLFTGFTRYARARRKASGILRRFGTQHQGSLPKNEPSRNPQATGPKIPSTYSSPAAVRSIDLAELLQPLKGLDSYNRVRLHVTWQGRPIGNVTIRDISGTIGTDRLRREIANSMALDMFSSDQLIDKGVLWSEIVNTFFRHCLSDATMATVEKACRTRLPSDIPVSVVVSTLDRPLDLRRCLTYLSRQQTHRKVEIIVVDNNPASGMTPPVVAEFPMVVLTSETRRGLSYARNRGICASHGKIIAVTDDDAIMPEDWIENIVAPFVQKNVMIVTGNVLPAELETPAQVYFELYGGLGRGFMRMEADRDWFDGFSWKAVQTWRLGATACAAFRSDIFGHPAIGLLNEALGPGTPTGVGEDTYLFYKVLKEGYRIVYEPAAYVWHRHRRSMKALRRQIYNYSKGHVAYHLTTLFQDGDLRALSRLFYELPRYHASRIKDYLRGRLDYPVSLAFLELVGNMAGPWALWRSRKRVKRLGSTYPDTRPASHPTE, encoded by the coding sequence ATGTTTACACCGATGAAAGTCATCGACATCGATTTTGGCAAAGGACCGCTGCATCCGGATCGACTGGATGGATACGATACGGCCTATGCACTGCTGCGCGTTTTCGGCACACCGATCGGCATCGAAAAACTCCCCCTCACAAACGGTCATTACGATCCGCAAAAGCTGAGAAAAGCCATTCTCGAAAAGCATGCGCACCGGATCATCAGAACCCTTGTAGCCGAAAGACTGAAAAAACCCCTCGACCACCTGCTGACACCGGAAGCGCTCTTTTCGCCGCAGGAGCCAAACGATAGCCCCGCAGTTTCGATGAAGGTCACCATTGCCGTCTGTACAAGAGACCGTGCGGCTGATCTCGATCTGTGCCTGGGCTCCCTGTGCAGGCTCGACTATCCCGATCTCGAAGTGATCGTCGTGGACAATGCGCCCGCAACGGAGGCTACCGCCAGACTGGTAGCCGGGCGCTATCCCTCAGTGCGGTATGTTCGGGAACCCAGGCCCGGCCTGGACTGGGCCCGCAACCGGGCGATCATCGAAGCGCAAGGGGAAATCATCGCCTTCACGGACGACGATGTCGTCGTCGATCCGCACTGGGTGAGCGCCCTCATCAACGTATTCGCTGAAAATCCTGCCGCCATGGCCGTAACCGGCCTTGTCCTTCCCTATGAACTCGAAACCGAAGCCCAATGGCTCTTCGAGCTCTATGGCGGGTTCAATCGCGGATTCGATCCGAAATGGGTTCATCTGGGAAAGGGCAGCTTGAAGAGCGCCGTCAAATTGCATGGCGGAACGGGAAAATTCGGCACCGGAGCCAATATGGCATTTCGTCGGGAGCTCTTCGAACGCATCGGATATTTCGATCCCGCGCTCGATGTCGGTACAGCCACCAACGGAGGCGGGGACCTCGAAATGTTTTTCAGGGTCATCCGCGAAGGATATGGTCTCGTTTATGATCCAGGGGCAATTGTCTGGCATCGCCACCGCCGGGAATACGGAAGGCTTCTGGCCCAGCTTGAAAGCTGGGGGACCGGCTTTGCCGCTTACCTGGCCCGCTGCGCCATCGCCTATCCCCGGGAAGTCGGCTCCTGGGCAAAACTTGGCATCTGGTGGCTCTGGTGGCTGTTGCGAAGGTTCGCTGTCGTTTCGGCAAAACCGACCCTCATTCCAAAAGAACTCATCCTTCAGGAAATTCGGGGCCTTTTCACCGGTTTTACCCGTTACGCCAGGGCGAGGCGCAAAGCCTCCGGAATTCTGCGGCGGTTTGGAACGCAGCATCAGGGTTCCCTTCCCAAAAATGAACCAAGCCGCAACCCGCAAGCCACAGGCCCTAAAATTCCTTCAACCTACAGCAGCCCTGCAGCCGTTCGCTCGATCGATCTTGCCGAACTCCTTCAACCGCTGAAAGGACTCGATAGCTACAACCGGGTTCGTCTCCATGTGACATGGCAGGGAAGGCCAATCGGAAATGTCACCATCCGCGACATATCCGGAACGATCGGTACGGATCGCCTCCGTCGGGAGATTGCCAACAGCATGGCCCTCGACATGTTTTCAAGCGATCAGCTCATCGACAAGGGCGTTCTCTGGTCTGAGATTGTGAACACGTTTTTTCGACATTGCCTCTCCGATGCAACAATGGCGACTGTTGAAAAAGCCTGCAGAACCCGCCTGCCCTCCGATATTCCGGTATCGGTTGTCGTATCGACGCTGGACAGACCGCTCGATTTGAGGCGATGTCTCACCTATCTGAGCAGGCAACAAACGCATCGAAAAGTGGAAATCATTGTTGTCGATAACAACCCGGCTTCAGGCATGACACCGCCAGTCGTTGCCGAATTCCCGATGGTTGTTTTGACAAGCGAGACGCGCAGGGGATTGTCCTATGCGCGAAACAGGGGAATTTGCGCCAGCCATGGGAAAATTATCGCCGTCACCGACGATGATGCGATCATGCCTGAAGACTGGATCGAGAATATCGTCGCACCCTTCGTTCAGAAAAACGTCATGATCGTCACCGGAAATGTGCTGCCGGCCGAGCTCGAAACGCCAGCGCAAGTCTATTTCGAACTTTACGGAGGACTCGGCCGTGGTTTCATGCGCATGGAAGCTGACAGAGACTGGTTTGACGGCTTCAGTTGGAAAGCGGTGCAGACCTGGCGGCTGGGAGCTACGGCTTGCGCCGCTTTCCGATCCGATATCTTCGGCCATCCAGCCATCGGCCTGCTGAACGAGGCGCTGGGACCCGGAACACCGACAGGCGTCGGTGAAGATACCTATCTGTTCTACAAGGTCCTGAAAGAAGGATATAGAATCGTGTACGAGCCAGCGGCTTATGTGTGGCATCGGCATCGCAGATCGATGAAAGCGCTTCGCCGCCAGATATACAACTACAGCAAGGGGCATGTCGCCTATCACCTGACCACCCTGTTTCAGGATGGCGATTTGCGTGCGCTGAGCCGGCTATTCTACGAATTGCCGCGCTATCATGCCTCCCGGATCAAGGACTATCTGCGGGGCAGGCTGGATTATCCCGTCTCCCTGGCGTTCCTGGAGCTTGTCGGCAACATGGCGGGGCCATGGGCTCTGTGGCGCTCCAGGAAACGGGTCAAACGGCTCGGATCGACCTACCCGGATACCCGGCCTGCCAGCCACCCCACGGAATGA
- a CDS encoding ABC transporter ATP-binding protein, producing the protein MSEMLIAENVSKCFRVGRTRYPTIKETLIRRLKGEKAALSDVWALRNVNFSVSKGQSLGIIGHNGAGKSTLLRLLCGLGRPSSGRIHRTGSIGSLLELGSGFDPELSGRENLMTSGILSGLRKRQVLALQDDIIAFAELEESIDQPVRTYSSGMYVRLAFASAIRMDYDILVIDEILAVGDSRFQKKCIEQLTAFRKSGKTIVLASHDLDQVKHLCDDVIVLEDGHVAMQGDPENAIPCYHDLMRKRTERRATMISDGHPPEMRIEQGERLGTLEACVERVSLLDAADRPIESIETGKPLTIDLDYRLAPPVSNIAILLGIYTEANIKCFEVAIPSASDTFGRLPAKGCLRCTFSNLPLSAGHYYINLGFYPTDWNYIYDYHWQMHSLYVTCSEGGTAGQSFSGPVAMKPLWTLQHDVRSDTL; encoded by the coding sequence ATGAGCGAGATGCTGATTGCAGAGAATGTGTCCAAATGCTTTCGTGTCGGCCGCACCCGTTACCCGACGATCAAGGAAACGCTGATCCGAAGGCTAAAAGGTGAAAAGGCGGCGCTGAGCGATGTCTGGGCGCTGCGCAATGTCAACTTTTCGGTCAGCAAAGGGCAATCCCTGGGTATCATCGGCCACAACGGGGCCGGGAAAAGCACCCTGTTGCGCCTGTTGTGCGGCCTGGGTCGCCCGAGCTCGGGAAGGATCCACCGGACGGGCAGCATCGGCAGCCTGCTGGAGCTCGGCAGCGGATTCGATCCGGAATTGAGCGGCCGGGAGAACCTCATGACCAGCGGAATCCTCTCCGGCTTGAGGAAGCGGCAGGTGCTGGCCTTGCAGGATGACATCATCGCCTTTGCGGAGCTGGAAGAGTCTATTGATCAGCCGGTCAGGACATACTCCAGCGGCATGTACGTGCGGCTCGCCTTCGCTTCTGCGATCCGCATGGATTACGATATTCTCGTGATCGACGAAATCCTTGCCGTAGGCGACAGCCGATTTCAGAAAAAATGCATCGAACAACTCACAGCGTTTCGAAAATCCGGAAAAACGATTGTCCTCGCATCCCACGATCTTGACCAGGTCAAACATCTCTGCGATGATGTCATTGTGCTGGAAGATGGGCATGTTGCCATGCAGGGCGATCCGGAAAACGCGATCCCGTGCTACCACGATCTGATGCGGAAGCGGACAGAGAGAAGGGCAACCATGATTTCCGATGGCCATCCCCCGGAAATGCGCATCGAGCAGGGAGAAAGGCTGGGTACGCTGGAGGCTTGCGTGGAACGGGTCAGCCTGCTGGATGCCGCAGACAGGCCGATTGAAAGCATCGAAACCGGCAAACCCCTGACGATCGATCTCGATTACCGTCTCGCGCCACCTGTTAGCAACATCGCCATTCTTCTGGGCATTTACACCGAAGCGAACATCAAATGTTTCGAAGTCGCCATTCCTTCTGCATCCGATACCTTCGGGAGGCTACCCGCCAAGGGATGCCTTCGCTGCACGTTCTCCAACCTTCCGCTCTCTGCCGGGCATTACTATATCAACCTCGGGTTTTATCCAACCGACTGGAACTACATCTATGATTATCACTGGCAGATGCACAGCCTGTATGTCACCTGCAGCGAAGGGGGAACCGCCGGCCAATCCTTCAGCGGTCCTGTCGCCATGAAACCGCTCTGGACGCTGCAGCACGATGTTCGTTCAGACACGTTGTAA
- a CDS encoding ABC transporter permease — MNLPKPSSYLNMSLPRLQRHDADQWLHLGDLILHLTRRNFLLRYKGSALGILWSLLVPLSQLLVLVFVFGKVVPLNIEAYPAFVFSAILPWNWFSNCLGAAGSLFIGNRDLVRKPDFEPATLVIVDVLVNFLLYLVFLPILLAILIAYGRPITCSILALPLIMVIQALLTISLALIVATLNVFYRDIQYIVTVSLMLLFYLTPVFYAADHLAGIYRLVLGINPVGVLIHHYRAVLFFGQMPQWHTLFGVGTFSIFLCWIAFRLYHRCLPEMIDIL; from the coding sequence ATGAACCTGCCGAAACCTTCTTCCTACCTGAACATGAGCTTGCCCCGGCTCCAGCGCCATGATGCCGATCAGTGGCTGCACCTGGGCGATCTGATTCTGCATTTGACAAGGCGCAACTTTCTGCTTCGCTACAAAGGCTCCGCACTGGGCATTCTCTGGTCGCTTCTGGTGCCGCTGAGCCAGTTGCTCGTGCTGGTCTTCGTTTTCGGAAAGGTCGTTCCCCTCAACATCGAAGCCTATCCGGCATTCGTTTTCAGCGCCATCCTCCCGTGGAACTGGTTCAGCAATTGTCTGGGCGCTGCAGGCAGCCTGTTTATCGGCAATCGGGATCTGGTTCGAAAACCCGATTTCGAGCCCGCCACCCTCGTCATCGTGGATGTTCTGGTCAACTTCCTGCTGTATCTCGTTTTCCTGCCGATCCTTCTGGCGATACTGATCGCCTACGGCAGGCCGATCACCTGCTCGATTCTGGCACTCCCCCTGATCATGGTCATCCAGGCATTGCTGACCATCTCTCTTGCCCTCATCGTTGCGACGCTCAATGTATTCTATCGGGACATCCAGTATATCGTTACCGTATCCCTCATGCTGCTCTTCTACCTGACGCCCGTTTTTTATGCCGCAGACCACCTTGCCGGAATCTACCGCCTGGTTTTGGGCATCAACCCTGTCGGGGTCCTGATCCATCACTATCGGGCCGTGCTGTTTTTCGGGCAAATGCCGCAATGGCATACGCTTTTCGGGGTCGGGACGTTCAGCATTTTTCTGTGCTGGATCGCATTCCGCCTCTACCATCGTTGTCTTCCTGAAATGATCGATATCCTCTGA
- a CDS encoding glycosyltransferase family 2 protein gives MPKVSVIIPTYNRNRFLRRAIESVLQQRYADFELIVVDDASSEPVQDIVRCFDDPRIRLIRHETNKGEAEARNTGILNASGEYIAFLDDDDEWLADKLALQVEKLETCPPKVGGIYTGYIVIDFSSGRELFTRIPFRKGDIYRDLLRRNVIAAPSTVLLRRVCFETAGLFDGSVYYGVDHDLFLRIAKHFHYDYLDVPLVKYHIHNGRMSDNPDIVVKGLNALSRRYARERGFLLNRTIMSDGYLDAGISYLAMNQRRKAGLMFLKSIRMNPFEWLSYYHLGISLIGDRHLHQLKRAKKRMLKRFSALP, from the coding sequence ATGCCGAAAGTCAGCGTCATCATCCCCACATACAATCGGAACCGGTTTCTTCGCCGGGCAATCGAGAGCGTGTTGCAGCAGCGTTATGCGGATTTCGAACTCATCGTCGTCGACGATGCGTCCAGCGAGCCTGTTCAGGATATTGTCCGGTGTTTCGATGATCCCCGAATCCGGCTGATCCGCCACGAGACCAACAAAGGAGAGGCCGAAGCGCGAAACACCGGGATATTGAATGCATCGGGCGAATATATCGCCTTCCTCGACGATGACGACGAATGGCTTGCGGACAAACTTGCCCTGCAAGTGGAAAAGCTGGAGACCTGTCCCCCGAAAGTGGGCGGAATCTATACCGGATATATCGTGATCGATTTTTCATCCGGCCGGGAGCTGTTTACCCGGATTCCTTTTCGGAAGGGAGACATCTATCGCGATCTGCTCCGGCGAAACGTCATCGCCGCTCCCTCCACCGTCCTGCTCAGGCGGGTCTGTTTCGAAACCGCCGGGCTGTTCGATGGATCGGTTTATTACGGGGTTGATCACGACCTGTTCCTGCGGATTGCCAAACATTTTCACTACGACTACCTGGATGTGCCGCTGGTCAAATACCATATCCACAACGGCCGGATGAGCGACAATCCGGATATCGTCGTCAAAGGATTGAACGCACTGTCCCGACGGTATGCCAGAGAAAGAGGTTTTCTGCTGAATCGGACGATCATGAGCGATGGCTATCTGGATGCGGGGATTTCTTATCTGGCGATGAACCAACGAAGGAAGGCCGGGTTGATGTTTTTGAAATCGATCCGGATGAACCCTTTCGAGTGGCTGAGCTATTACCATCTGGGCATATCCCTCATCGGGGATCGGCACCTCCACCAGTTGAAACGAGCCAAGAAGAGGATGCTGAAACGCTTCAGCGCCCTGCCCTGA